A single window of Actinomycetota bacterium DNA harbors:
- the fmt gene encoding methionyl-tRNA formyltransferase — MRVVYLGTPAAAVPPLQALLASAHEVVAVVTRPDRPRDRRGGTPQPSPVKQAALAAGVPVLEPSSGRDPELPGRLAATGADIGVACAFGYLLPDPVLAALPRGIINLHFSLLPAYRGAAPVQRALLDGAEVTGVTTFVIDAGMDTGPMLLAAEVPVHPDEDAGALTARLAEVGARLTVETLDALESGQVEPRPQPEAGVSHAPKVTAEEARLDFTRPAGRVADAVRAFTPAPGAWTTHRGRRLKITRAAVADHGERGPAPDPGRLVLAPGGRLLVGTGDRPLELLELRPEGRRAMSGAEFARGARLGPDEWLGR; from the coding sequence GTGCGGGTCGTCTACCTGGGCACGCCGGCGGCGGCCGTGCCGCCGCTGCAGGCGCTGCTCGCCTCGGCGCACGAGGTGGTGGCGGTGGTGACCCGGCCGGACCGGCCCCGCGACCGGCGGGGCGGGACGCCGCAGCCCTCGCCGGTCAAGCAGGCCGCCCTGGCCGCCGGGGTGCCGGTGCTGGAGCCGTCGTCCGGCCGCGACCCCGAGCTGCCCGGGCGGCTGGCCGCGACCGGGGCCGACATCGGCGTGGCCTGCGCGTTCGGCTACCTGCTGCCCGACCCGGTGCTGGCCGCCCTGCCCCGGGGGATCATCAACCTCCACTTCTCGCTCCTGCCCGCCTACCGCGGGGCCGCGCCGGTGCAGCGGGCCCTGCTCGACGGGGCCGAGGTCACCGGGGTCACCACCTTCGTGATCGACGCCGGCATGGACACCGGCCCGATGCTGCTGGCCGCCGAGGTCCCCGTCCACCCGGACGAGGACGCCGGCGCCCTGACGGCCCGGCTGGCCGAGGTCGGGGCCCGGCTGACCGTGGAGACCCTCGACGCCCTCGAGTCCGGCCAGGTCGAGCCCCGGCCCCAGCCCGAGGCCGGGGTCAGCCACGCCCCCAAGGTCACCGCCGAGGAGGCCCGCCTCGACTTCACCCGGCCGGCGGGCCGGGTGGCCGACGCCGTCCGCGCCTTCACCCCGGCCCCGGGCGCCTGGACCACCCACCGCGGCCGCCGCCTCAAGATCACCCGGGCCGCCGTCGCCGACCACGGCGAACGCGGGCCGGCGCCGGACCCGGGGCGGCTCGTCCTCGCCCCGGGCGGGCGGCTGCTGGTCGGGACCGGCGACCGGCCCCTTGAGCTGCTGGAGCTGCGGCCCGAGGGGCGCCGGGCCATGTCCGGGGCCGAGTTCGCCCGCGGCGCCCGCCTCGGTCCCGACGAGTGGCTGGGCCGATGA
- the def gene encoding peptide deformylase — translation MAVLEIRLYGDPVLTQRSDRVTRFDAELARFGDDLLETLRAAHGVGLAAPQVGVLKRMFAYDLPPDEETGEHPHGVLVNPVITRWEGEQDGEEGCLSFPGLYYACKRAMVVTASAVDVRGRPLELTGEGLLARCIQHEIDHLDGVLFIERLSRGDRKRALKQWRERELDLELQAGIEPHLHRSDLAIKPDKTL, via the coding sequence GTGGCAGTGCTCGAGATCCGGCTGTACGGCGACCCGGTCCTGACCCAGCGGTCGGACCGGGTGACCCGGTTCGACGCCGAGCTGGCCCGCTTCGGCGACGACCTGCTGGAGACCCTCCGGGCCGCCCACGGCGTCGGCCTGGCCGCGCCCCAGGTGGGGGTGCTCAAGCGGATGTTCGCCTACGACCTCCCGCCCGACGAGGAGACCGGCGAGCACCCGCACGGGGTGCTGGTCAACCCCGTCATCACCCGCTGGGAGGGCGAGCAGGACGGCGAGGAGGGCTGCCTGTCGTTTCCCGGCCTCTACTATGCCTGCAAGCGGGCCATGGTCGTCACGGCGTCGGCCGTCGACGTCCGCGGCCGGCCGCTGGAGCTGACCGGGGAGGGGCTGCTGGCCCGCTGCATCCAGCACGAGATCGACCACCTGGACGGGGTGCTGTTCATCGAGCGGCTGTCCCGGGGCGACCGCAAGCGGGCCCTCAAGCAGTGGCGCGAGCGCGAGCTCGACCTCGAGCTCCAGGCGGGCATCGAGCCGCACCTGCACCGGTCGGACCTGGCCATCAAGCCCGACAAGACCCTGTAG
- the metK gene encoding methionine adenosyltransferase, whose translation MANRYLFTSESVTEGHPDKIADQISDAILDEILRDDPAGRVACETLITTGLVVVAGEISTKTYVDIPNVVRRTILGIGYDRAKYGFDGATCGVTVAIDEQSPDIAQGVDHAFEERAGDTDPLDTQGAGDQGMMVGYACNETPELMPVPIALAHRLARRLAEVRRSGVVPYLRPDGKTQVTVEYEGRKPVRLDTVVVSTQHGPDVDIETLLAPDIREHVIDAVLPDDLASEGMRVFVNPTGRFELGGPNADTGLTGRKIIVDTYGGMARHGGGAFSGKDPTKVDRSAAYAVRWVAKNVVAAGLAERCEVQVAYAIGVAHPVSVFVETFGTEQVDPEKLGKLLPEFFDLRPAAIVRDLELRRPIYRKTAAYGHFGRSEPEFTWESTSPAEELAKAARSL comes from the coding sequence GTGGCGAACCGGTACCTGTTCACGTCCGAGTCGGTGACCGAAGGTCACCCGGACAAGATCGCGGACCAGATCTCGGACGCCATCCTTGACGAGATCCTGCGCGACGACCCGGCCGGCCGCGTGGCCTGCGAGACCCTGATCACCACCGGCCTGGTGGTGGTGGCCGGGGAGATCTCCACCAAGACCTACGTCGACATCCCGAACGTGGTCCGCCGGACCATCCTCGGCATCGGCTATGACCGGGCCAAGTACGGCTTCGACGGGGCCACCTGCGGGGTCACGGTGGCCATCGACGAGCAGTCGCCGGACATCGCCCAGGGCGTCGACCATGCCTTCGAGGAGCGGGCCGGCGACACCGACCCGCTCGACACCCAGGGCGCCGGCGACCAGGGCATGATGGTCGGCTACGCCTGCAACGAGACCCCCGAGCTGATGCCGGTGCCGATCGCCCTGGCCCACCGGCTGGCGCGCCGGCTGGCCGAGGTGCGGCGCTCCGGGGTCGTCCCCTACCTGCGCCCCGACGGCAAGACCCAGGTCACCGTCGAGTACGAGGGCCGCAAGCCGGTGCGGCTGGACACGGTGGTGGTGTCCACCCAGCACGGCCCCGACGTCGACATCGAGACCCTGCTCGCCCCCGACATCCGCGAGCACGTGATCGACGCCGTCCTCCCCGACGACCTGGCCTCCGAGGGCATGCGGGTGTTCGTCAACCCGACCGGCCGGTTCGAGCTGGGCGGCCCCAACGCCGACACCGGCCTGACGGGCCGCAAGATCATCGTCGACACCTACGGCGGCATGGCCCGCCACGGCGGCGGCGCCTTCTCCGGCAAGGACCCGACCAAGGTCGACCGGTCGGCGGCCTACGCGGTCCGCTGGGTGGCCAAGAACGTGGTCGCGGCCGGCCTGGCCGAGCGCTGCGAGGTCCAGGTCGCCTACGCCATCGGCGTCGCCCACCCGGTCAGCGTGTTCGTGGAGACCTTCGGGACCGAGCAGGTCGACCCGGAGAAGCTCGGCAAGCTCCTGCCCGAGTTCTTCGACCTGCGCCCGGCCGCGATCGTCCGCGACCTGGAGCTGCGCCGGCCCATCTACCGCAAGACCGCCGCCTACGGCCACTTCGGCCGCTCCGAGCCCGAGTTCACCTGGGAGTCGACCTCCCCGGCCGAGGAGCTGGCCAAGGCGGCCCGCTCGCTGTAA
- a CDS encoding epoxide hydrolase: MADTAIQPFRVDIPQADLDALQDRLGRTRWPGEVPGAGWSRGVPLDYLKELAGYWRDGFDWRAQEARLNQVPQFTTVIDGQPIHFLHARSPEPDALPLVVTHGYPGSVVEFLDLVGPLTDPRAHGGDPADAFHLVAPSLPGFGFSSPVREPGWAMGRTARAWVELMARLGYDRYGAQGGDIGAGVTGMLGSLDPGHVAGVHVNSDPLAVGAVALPPDEVADKAAVTAEHRATLERMRQFKADGLGYIALQTTRPQTIAYALTDSPAGQLAWIVEKFKEWTDPAADLPEDAVDRDRLLTNVSIYWFTGTGASAAQFLYEAAHGGEWPGPSEVPSGWAVFAAGDDLVRRLIDPEGNVGHWTEYERGGHFAALEAPDLLVEDVRAFFRKLR, encoded by the coding sequence ATGGCCGACACGGCGATCCAGCCGTTCCGGGTGGACATTCCCCAGGCGGACCTGGATGCTCTCCAGGACCGGCTGGGCCGGACCCGCTGGCCCGGGGAGGTGCCGGGAGCGGGCTGGAGCCGCGGGGTGCCGCTGGACTACCTCAAGGAGCTGGCCGGCTACTGGCGGGACGGGTTCGACTGGCGGGCCCAGGAGGCCAGGCTCAACCAGGTGCCCCAGTTCACCACCGTGATCGACGGCCAGCCCATCCACTTCCTGCACGCCCGCTCGCCCGAGCCGGACGCCCTGCCGCTGGTCGTCACCCACGGCTACCCCGGGTCGGTGGTGGAGTTCCTGGACCTGGTCGGGCCCCTGACCGATCCGCGGGCCCACGGCGGCGACCCGGCCGACGCCTTCCATCTGGTCGCCCCCTCCCTGCCCGGCTTCGGCTTCTCCTCGCCGGTCCGGGAGCCGGGGTGGGCCATGGGCCGCACGGCCCGGGCCTGGGTCGAGCTGATGGCCCGCCTCGGCTACGACCGCTACGGCGCCCAGGGCGGCGACATCGGCGCCGGGGTCACCGGGATGCTGGGCAGCCTCGACCCCGGCCACGTGGCCGGCGTCCACGTCAACAGCGACCCGCTGGCCGTCGGCGCCGTCGCCCTCCCGCCCGACGAGGTGGCCGACAAGGCGGCCGTCACCGCCGAGCACCGGGCCACCCTGGAGCGGATGCGCCAGTTCAAGGCCGACGGCCTCGGCTACATCGCCCTGCAGACGACCCGGCCCCAGACGATCGCCTACGCCCTCACCGACTCCCCGGCCGGGCAGCTGGCCTGGATCGTCGAGAAGTTCAAGGAGTGGACCGACCCGGCGGCCGACCTGCCCGAGGACGCCGTCGACCGCGACCGGCTGCTCACCAACGTCAGCATCTACTGGTTCACCGGCACCGGCGCCTCGGCCGCCCAGTTCCTCTACGAGGCCGCCCACGGCGGCGAGTGGCCGGGCCCGTCCGAGGTCCCCTCCGGCTGGGCCGTGTTCGCCGCCGGCGACGACCTGGTCCGGCGCCTGATCGACCCCGAGGGCAACGTCGGCCACTGGACCGAGTACGAGCGCGGCGGCCACTTCGCCGCCCTGGAAGCCCCCGACCTGCTGGTCGAGGACGTCCGGGCGTTCTTCCGCAAGTTGCGCTGA
- the coaBC gene encoding bifunctional phosphopantothenoylcysteine decarboxylase/phosphopantothenate--cysteine ligase CoaBC produces the protein MAQPAGGAGRSPLAGARVLLGVTGGIAAYKAAELARELQRAGAEVQPLLTADAERMVTRATFAALTGRRVPASVWDDPAAVEHVALARWGQVLVVAPATAHTLARLAAGLADDLLTNIALAFPGPVVVAPAMHTEMWEHPATRANLQTLEARGVRIVPPASGPLTSGDVGPGRLAELDDLVAGVISALAPAKTLAGTRVLVSLGGTREPLDPVRYLGNRSSGRMGAAIVAEALGRGAEVTAVAAATTVDPPAGARLVRVETAQQLYDAVLAEADAQDVLIMAAAVADFRPKRVAEGKLKKDQGVPEVVLEPTPDTLAELGRRRRPGQVLVGFAAETGDHLAGARGKLEAKRLDLVVLNHVEGARSAFGADDADAYLVDADHVEELPRSSKAAIAARLLDRVEALRTAGS, from the coding sequence GTGGCCCAGCCGGCAGGGGGTGCGGGAAGGTCGCCGCTGGCCGGGGCGCGGGTGCTGCTGGGGGTGACGGGGGGGATCGCCGCCTACAAGGCGGCCGAGCTGGCCCGCGAGCTGCAGCGCGCCGGGGCCGAGGTCCAGCCGCTGCTCACCGCCGACGCCGAGCGGATGGTCACCAGGGCCACCTTCGCCGCCCTCACCGGCCGGCGGGTGCCGGCCTCGGTCTGGGACGACCCGGCGGCGGTCGAGCACGTGGCCCTGGCCCGCTGGGGCCAGGTCCTGGTGGTCGCCCCGGCGACCGCCCACACCCTGGCCCGGCTGGCCGCCGGCCTGGCCGACGACCTGCTCACCAACATCGCCCTGGCCTTCCCCGGTCCGGTGGTGGTCGCCCCGGCCATGCACACCGAGATGTGGGAGCACCCGGCCACCCGGGCCAACCTCCAGACCCTGGAGGCGCGCGGGGTCCGGATCGTGCCCCCGGCGTCGGGCCCGCTGACCTCCGGCGACGTCGGCCCCGGCCGCCTGGCCGAGCTCGACGACCTGGTCGCCGGCGTGATCTCCGCCCTCGCCCCGGCCAAGACCCTGGCCGGCACCCGGGTGCTGGTCAGCCTGGGCGGGACCCGGGAGCCGCTCGACCCGGTCCGCTACCTCGGCAACCGCTCCTCGGGCCGGATGGGGGCGGCGATCGTGGCCGAGGCGCTCGGCCGCGGGGCCGAGGTCACCGCCGTGGCCGCCGCCACCACCGTCGACCCGCCGGCCGGGGCCCGCCTCGTCCGGGTCGAGACCGCCCAGCAGCTCTACGACGCCGTCCTGGCCGAGGCCGACGCCCAGGACGTGCTCATCATGGCCGCCGCGGTGGCCGACTTCCGGCCCAAGCGGGTCGCCGAGGGCAAGCTCAAGAAGGACCAGGGCGTCCCCGAGGTCGTCCTCGAGCCGACCCCCGACACCCTGGCCGAGCTGGGCCGCCGCCGCCGGCCCGGCCAGGTCCTGGTCGGCTTCGCCGCCGAGACCGGCGACCACCTGGCCGGGGCCCGCGGCAAGCTCGAGGCCAAGCGCCTCGACCTGGTCGTCCTCAACCACGTCGAGGGCGCCCGCTCGGCCTTCGGGGCCGACGACGCCGACGCCTACCTGGTCGACGCCGACCACGTCGAGGAGCTCCCCCGGTCCTCCAAGGCGGCCATCGCCGCCCGCCTCCTGGACCGGGTCGAGGCCCTCCGCACCGCCGGTTCCTGA
- the rpoZ gene encoding DNA-directed RNA polymerase subunit omega, with product MIEPKIDELLARVDSKYTLVILAARRARQINGYYSQLGEGIGEFVPPMVDTGPNRKALSVALQELVEDKLNWERPAEVAESIK from the coding sequence ATGATCGAACCCAAGATCGACGAACTGCTGGCCCGGGTCGACTCCAAGTACACCCTGGTCATCCTGGCCGCCAGGCGGGCCAGGCAGATCAACGGCTACTACAGCCAGCTCGGTGAGGGCATCGGCGAGTTCGTGCCGCCGATGGTCGACACCGGCCCCAACCGCAAGGCCCTCTCGGTCGCCCTCCAGGAGCTGGTCGAGGACAAGCTGAACTGGGAGCGCCCGGCCGAGGTCGCCGAGTCCATCAAGTAA
- the gmk gene encoding guanylate kinase: MLAGPSGVGKGAIVARLLAALPDLELSISATTRQPRAREDEGRHYHFVERADFDDMVAAGGFLEWADIFGERYGTPREPIDRALAEGRDVLVEIDVQGARQVKAADPRAFMVFITPPSLQELERRLRTRGSETDQQIRGRLAKASDELAAEPEFDVTVVNDDLETAAREVVEIVDRLRRRTINGGHTRVKERKH, from the coding sequence GTGCTCGCCGGCCCGTCGGGGGTCGGCAAGGGGGCCATCGTGGCCAGGCTGCTGGCCGCCCTGCCCGACCTGGAGCTGTCCATCTCGGCCACCACCCGCCAGCCGCGGGCCCGCGAGGACGAGGGCCGTCACTACCACTTCGTGGAGCGGGCCGACTTCGACGACATGGTCGCCGCCGGCGGGTTCCTCGAGTGGGCCGACATCTTCGGCGAGCGCTACGGCACGCCGCGGGAGCCGATCGACCGCGCCCTGGCCGAGGGCCGCGACGTCCTGGTCGAGATCGACGTCCAGGGCGCCCGGCAGGTCAAGGCGGCCGACCCGCGGGCCTTCATGGTGTTCATCACCCCGCCGAGCCTCCAGGAGCTGGAGCGGCGGCTGCGCACCCGGGGCAGCGAGACCGACCAGCAGATCCGCGGGCGCCTGGCCAAGGCCTCCGACGAGCTCGCCGCCGAGCCCGAGTTCGACGTCACCGTGGTCAACGACGATCTGGAAACGGCCGCCCGCGAGGTGGTCGAGATCGTCGACCGGCTGAGACGGCGTACCATCAACGGCGGTCACACGCGTGTCAAGGAGCGGAAGCACTGA
- the mihF gene encoding integration host factor, actinobacterial type, whose amino-acid sequence MPLPTLTPEQRQQALEKAAEARRKRAELKAQLKSGNMSLATVLAKDSDETVGKMKVSSVLESMPGVGKVRARKIMEKLDISASRRVRGLGSKQKDALLAEFGGKK is encoded by the coding sequence ATGCCCCTGCCAACCCTGACGCCCGAGCAGCGCCAGCAGGCGTTGGAGAAGGCTGCCGAAGCCCGCCGCAAGCGGGCTGAGCTCAAGGCACAGCTCAAGAGCGGCAACATGAGCCTGGCCACCGTCCTTGCCAAGGACTCCGACGAGACGGTGGGCAAGATGAAGGTCTCCAGCGTGCTCGAGAGCATGCCCGGGGTCGGCAAGGTGCGCGCCCGCAAGATCATGGAGAAGCTCGACATCTCCGCCTCCCGCCGGGTCCGCGGCCTCGGCTCCAAGCAGAAGGACGCCCTGCTCGCCGAGTTCGGCGGCAAGAAGTAG
- the pyrF gene encoding orotidine-5'-phosphate decarboxylase, with product MESPLVLALDTDDLEQAAAWSRAAGEAAGMVKVGLELFGAAGPAAVGALAGDGRRVMLDLKLHDIPATVAGGMRAAARAGAELVTVHALGGPAMLEAAVQAAGDRCRVAAVTILTSASPADLAAAGLPPAAEAVPRLADLAVGRGCPAIVCSPLEAAALRARLGPSVELICPGVRLLASSAADDQARVATPAAAMSAGATRIVVGRPITRSDDVGGAARAVRDQALAAAPKHGQFDGLSTEEGSDQRR from the coding sequence ATGGAGTCGCCGCTGGTGCTGGCCCTGGACACCGACGACCTGGAGCAGGCGGCCGCCTGGTCGCGGGCCGCCGGGGAGGCGGCCGGGATGGTCAAGGTCGGCCTGGAGCTGTTCGGGGCCGCCGGGCCGGCCGCGGTCGGGGCCCTCGCCGGCGACGGCCGCCGGGTGATGCTCGACCTCAAGCTGCACGACATCCCGGCCACGGTGGCCGGCGGCATGCGGGCCGCCGCCCGGGCCGGGGCCGAGCTGGTCACCGTCCACGCCCTGGGCGGGCCGGCCATGCTGGAGGCGGCCGTCCAGGCGGCCGGCGACCGCTGCCGGGTGGCCGCGGTCACGATCCTGACCAGCGCCTCCCCGGCCGACCTGGCCGCCGCCGGCCTGCCCCCGGCCGCCGAGGCCGTCCCCCGCCTGGCCGACCTGGCCGTCGGCCGCGGCTGCCCGGCCATCGTCTGCTCCCCCCTGGAGGCTGCCGCCCTGCGGGCCCGGCTCGGCCCCTCGGTCGAGCTGATCTGCCCGGGGGTGCGTCTGCTTGCGTCCTCGGCCGCAGACGACCAGGCGCGGGTCGCGACCCCGGCGGCGGCCATGTCCGCCGGGGCCACCCGGATCGTCGTCGGGCGGCCGATCACCAGGTCAGACGACGTGGGCGGGGCCGCCCGGGCGGTGCGCGACCAGGCCCTCGCGGCGGCGCCCAAACATGGTCAATTTGACGGTTTGTCAACAGAGGAGGGTTCTGACCAGCGCCGATAG
- a CDS encoding dihydroorotate dehydrogenase, whose protein sequence is MTVDLSVDLCGVRLKTPVLAASGCFGFGREMAGWVDLAALGGIVTKSVSLEPRRGRPTPRTAETPSGMLNAIGLQNPGVEAFCAGDLRFLAEAGATVVASLVGRSPDEFGRLAARLDGEPGVALVEVNLSCPNVEHRGEVFATDPAAAAEVVRVVKRATSVPVLAKLTADVTDIVAVARAVVEAGADGLTLINTLLGMAVDTRTRRPRLAAVTGGLSGPAIRPVAVRCVWQVAQALPGVPIVGTGGVVTGDDAAELLLVGAAAVAVGTGNFINPRAVVEVAESLERYLAAAGAAAPADLPALFKAER, encoded by the coding sequence GTGACGGTGGACCTGTCGGTCGACCTGTGCGGGGTCCGGCTGAAGACGCCGGTGCTGGCCGCCTCCGGGTGCTTCGGGTTCGGGCGGGAGATGGCCGGCTGGGTCGACCTGGCCGCCCTGGGGGGGATCGTCACCAAGTCGGTCAGCCTGGAGCCCCGCCGCGGCCGCCCCACCCCCCGGACGGCCGAGACCCCCTCGGGGATGCTCAACGCCATCGGCCTCCAGAACCCGGGCGTGGAGGCGTTCTGCGCCGGCGACCTCCGGTTCCTGGCCGAGGCCGGGGCGACCGTGGTGGCCAGCCTGGTCGGCCGCAGCCCGGACGAGTTCGGCCGCCTGGCCGCCCGCCTGGACGGCGAGCCGGGGGTGGCCCTGGTCGAGGTCAACCTGTCCTGCCCCAACGTCGAGCACCGCGGCGAGGTGTTCGCCACCGACCCGGCGGCCGCCGCCGAGGTCGTCCGGGTCGTCAAGCGGGCCACCTCGGTCCCGGTGCTGGCCAAGCTCACCGCCGACGTCACCGACATTGTCGCCGTGGCCAGGGCGGTGGTGGAGGCCGGGGCGGACGGGCTCACCCTGATCAACACCCTGCTCGGCATGGCCGTCGACACCCGGACGCGCCGCCCCCGGCTGGCCGCGGTCACCGGCGGCCTGTCCGGCCCGGCGATCCGGCCGGTGGCCGTCCGCTGCGTCTGGCAGGTCGCCCAGGCCCTCCCCGGGGTGCCGATCGTCGGCACCGGCGGCGTCGTCACCGGCGACGACGCGGCCGAGCTCCTGCTCGTCGGGGCGGCCGCGGTCGCCGTCGGCACCGGCAACTTCATCAACCCTCGAGCGGTGGTCGAGGTCGCCGAGAGCCTGGAGCGCTACCTCGCCGCCGCCGGCGCCGCCGCGCCCGCCGACCTCCCGGCGCTGTTCAAGGCCGAGCGCTGA
- a CDS encoding dihydroorotate dehydrogenase electron transfer subunit — translation MTPVRERCEVLERRRTGAYQALTLVAPRIAEHARPGQFVHLLAGEDRSFPLRRPFSVHKVERPGTGMGTVEVVFDVVGAGTRALARLRPHDVVDALGPLGRPFDPPEGPAGCLLVGGGYGTAPLFFLATELRARRCRVDFVIGAATAGRLLDAMEAKRLGHSLTVTTDDGSAGRRGLVTDPLAGLLASTGAERVYACGPMPMLAAVSRLAAAAGVPCQVAVEEQMACGTGICFSCVLPVGDGGGAGPGATRMARSCLEGPVFDGAAIAWAELGHPDLEGAVR, via the coding sequence ATGACCCCGGTCCGGGAGCGGTGCGAGGTCCTGGAGCGGCGCCGGACCGGGGCCTACCAGGCCCTCACCCTGGTCGCGCCGAGGATCGCCGAGCACGCCCGGCCGGGGCAGTTCGTCCACCTGCTGGCCGGCGAGGACCGCTCGTTCCCGCTGCGGCGGCCCTTCTCGGTCCACAAGGTCGAGCGGCCGGGCACGGGGATGGGAACGGTCGAGGTCGTGTTCGACGTCGTCGGGGCCGGGACCCGGGCCCTGGCCCGGCTGCGGCCCCACGACGTGGTCGACGCCCTCGGGCCCCTGGGGCGGCCGTTCGACCCCCCGGAGGGGCCGGCCGGCTGCCTGCTGGTCGGCGGCGGCTACGGCACCGCCCCGCTGTTCTTCCTGGCCACCGAGCTGCGGGCGCGGCGCTGCCGGGTCGACTTCGTGATCGGGGCGGCCACCGCCGGCCGCCTGCTCGACGCCATGGAGGCCAAGCGGCTCGGCCACAGCCTGACCGTGACCACCGACGACGGGTCGGCGGGGCGGCGCGGGCTGGTCACCGACCCCCTGGCCGGCCTGCTCGCGAGCACCGGGGCCGAGCGGGTCTACGCCTGCGGCCCCATGCCCATGCTGGCCGCCGTCAGCCGCCTGGCCGCCGCCGCCGGCGTGCCCTGCCAGGTCGCGGTCGAGGAGCAGATGGCCTGCGGCACCGGCATCTGCTTCTCCTGCGTCCTGCCCGTCGGCGACGGCGGGGGAGCGGGGCCCGGGGCGACCCGCATGGCCCGTTCCTGCCTGGAGGGGCCCGTGTTCGACGGCGCCGCGATCGCCTGGGCCGAGCTCGGCCACCCCGACCTGGAGGGAGCCGTCCGGTGA